A stretch of the Acidobacteriota bacterium genome encodes the following:
- a CDS encoding sigma-70 family RNA polymerase sigma factor, with amino-acid sequence MASGTHEVTQLLLAWNNGDEGALAQLVPLVERELHSLAQAYLRRESAGNTLQPTALINEAWMRLIDWKNVEWQNRAHFFGVAAGMMRRVLVDHARRRKALKQGGGAMLVSLTQAGAASDDQTADIIALNDALNTLSTFDERKSQIVELRFFGGLTEEETAEVLKISLRTLQREWSMARAWLYHQLNKDQKDNC; translated from the coding sequence ATGGCTTCTGGCACACACGAAGTCACGCAATTGCTTCTGGCGTGGAACAACGGCGATGAAGGGGCACTGGCGCAATTGGTTCCCTTGGTTGAACGGGAGTTACACAGTCTGGCCCAAGCTTATCTGCGCCGCGAATCGGCAGGCAACACCTTGCAACCGACGGCGCTGATTAACGAAGCCTGGATGAGATTGATTGACTGGAAAAATGTCGAATGGCAAAACCGCGCGCACTTTTTTGGCGTGGCGGCGGGGATGATGCGGCGCGTATTGGTGGATCACGCGCGGCGGCGCAAAGCGCTGAAACAGGGGGGCGGCGCAATGCTGGTTTCGCTGACGCAGGCAGGGGCCGCTTCCGATGATCAAACTGCCGACATCATTGCTCTGAATGACGCCCTGAACACCTTATCCACCTTCGACGAACGCAAAAGCCAGATCGTCGAATTGCGTTTTTTCGGCGGCCTGACCGAAGAAGAAACCGCCGAAGTCCTGAAAATTTCCCTGCGAACCTTGCAGCGTGAATGGAGCATGGCCCGCGCCTGGCTTTATCACCAATTGAACAAAGATCAAAAAGACAACTGCTGA
- a CDS encoding MmcQ/YjbR family DNA-binding protein, which yields MKRSPKTKIGNWETVRELASALPEAEESTSYGTPAFKVRGKLFVRFHQSGESIVILISIEEREALMKLNPETFYITDHYTCWPYMLVRLSTVEKDDLRKLIEESWRRAAPKRLVADFDNQP from the coding sequence ATGAAGCGCTCACCGAAAACCAAAATTGGGAATTGGGAAACGGTGCGCGAGCTTGCATCTGCTCTGCCTGAAGCGGAAGAAAGCACTTCATACGGCACGCCTGCCTTCAAAGTCCGTGGCAAGTTGTTCGTGCGTTTTCATCAAAGCGGTGAATCCATCGTCATCCTGATTTCGATCGAAGAGCGCGAAGCGCTGATGAAGCTCAATCCGGAGACGTTTTACATCACGGATCATTACACCTGCTGGCCATACATGCTGGTCAGGCTTTCGACGGTTGAAAAGGATGACTTGAGAAAGCTGATCGAAGAATCCTGGCGGCGAGCCGCTCCCAAACGGTTGGTTGCCGATTTCGACAACCAACCATAA